In Xyrauchen texanus isolate HMW12.3.18 chromosome 27, RBS_HiC_50CHRs, whole genome shotgun sequence, one genomic interval encodes:
- the LOC127621158 gene encoding PAK4-inhibitor INKA2-like isoform X1: protein MNMDNFRRLKHELDSLWQSDEGLHTQMNSVIGALQELKLLQVQTALEELELSSKTNLASSPYTNNCSSAPDTPMLDQNNQRGSHLNPTRNPERENLSQECFKTELGMEPFLFLTSSPLEDHFKLRQEPLMIKHWGSLSTSSSFSSSQENTIKSHFSQYDNDDSSDWTALLMNQSRNRQPLVLGDNAFADLVGNWLDLPDVGYQTAGEEESDSSLKDTFIQSSPTSHHQELSSRLSLTANIFKRVLRRVRTSRDKPLQDCPVRIHQESEGIEIFKKPKITCRKPKGDASKPFWGGTRGLRKKTKTSQQEGWA, encoded by the coding sequence GATTCTTTGTGGCAGTCAGATGAGGGTCTCCACACTCAGATGAATTCTGTGATTGGTGCTCTCCAGGAGCTCAAACTCTTGCAGGTCCAGACTGCGCTGGAAGAACTTGAGTTATCCAGTAAAACCAACCTGGCGTCTTCTCCATACACTAATAACTGCAGCAGTGCTCCAGACACCCCGATGCTTGATCAGAACAACCAAAGAGGATCCCATCTGAACCCAACACGGAATCCAGAGAGAGAAAATCTTTCACAAGAATGCTTCAAGACTGAGCTTGGTATGGAGCCATTTTTGTTCCTGACTAGTTCTCCATTAGAGGACCACTTTAAACTCCGACAGGAACCCTTGATGATCAAGCACTGGGGAAGTCTAAGCACTTCCTCCTCTTTCTCCAGCTCTCAGGAAAACACAATCAAAAGCCATTTCTCTCAATATGATAACGACGACTCCAGTGACTGGACAGCATTGTTGATGAATCAGAGTAGAAACAGACAGCCATTGGTGTTGGGTGATAATGCATTCGCTGATTTGGTGGGGAACTGGCTGGATCTGCCGGATGTTGGATATCAGACAGCAGGTGAAGAGGAGAGTGACTCAAGcttgaaagacacatttattcaGTCATCACCTACTAGTCACCATCAGGAGCTTTCCAGTAGACTGTCCCTAACTGCAAACATCTTCAAAAGGGTTCTACGTCGTGTTCGAACAAGCAGAGATAAACCCTTGCAGGATTGCCCTGTACGGATCCATCAAGAGAGTGAGGGGATAGAGATCTTTAAAAAACCAAAGATTACATGCAGGAAGCCAAAAGGGGATGCCAGCAAGCCATTCTGGGGGGGAACAAGAGGACTGAGAAAGAAAACCAAAACCTCCCAGCAAGAGGGCTGGGCATGA
- the LOC127621158 gene encoding PAK4-inhibitor INKA2-like isoform X2: MNSVIGALQELKLLQVQTALEELELSSKTNLASSPYTNNCSSAPDTPMLDQNNQRGSHLNPTRNPERENLSQECFKTELGMEPFLFLTSSPLEDHFKLRQEPLMIKHWGSLSTSSSFSSSQENTIKSHFSQYDNDDSSDWTALLMNQSRNRQPLVLGDNAFADLVGNWLDLPDVGYQTAGEEESDSSLKDTFIQSSPTSHHQELSSRLSLTANIFKRVLRRVRTSRDKPLQDCPVRIHQESEGIEIFKKPKITCRKPKGDASKPFWGGTRGLRKKTKTSQQEGWA, from the coding sequence ATGAATTCTGTGATTGGTGCTCTCCAGGAGCTCAAACTCTTGCAGGTCCAGACTGCGCTGGAAGAACTTGAGTTATCCAGTAAAACCAACCTGGCGTCTTCTCCATACACTAATAACTGCAGCAGTGCTCCAGACACCCCGATGCTTGATCAGAACAACCAAAGAGGATCCCATCTGAACCCAACACGGAATCCAGAGAGAGAAAATCTTTCACAAGAATGCTTCAAGACTGAGCTTGGTATGGAGCCATTTTTGTTCCTGACTAGTTCTCCATTAGAGGACCACTTTAAACTCCGACAGGAACCCTTGATGATCAAGCACTGGGGAAGTCTAAGCACTTCCTCCTCTTTCTCCAGCTCTCAGGAAAACACAATCAAAAGCCATTTCTCTCAATATGATAACGACGACTCCAGTGACTGGACAGCATTGTTGATGAATCAGAGTAGAAACAGACAGCCATTGGTGTTGGGTGATAATGCATTCGCTGATTTGGTGGGGAACTGGCTGGATCTGCCGGATGTTGGATATCAGACAGCAGGTGAAGAGGAGAGTGACTCAAGcttgaaagacacatttattcaGTCATCACCTACTAGTCACCATCAGGAGCTTTCCAGTAGACTGTCCCTAACTGCAAACATCTTCAAAAGGGTTCTACGTCGTGTTCGAACAAGCAGAGATAAACCCTTGCAGGATTGCCCTGTACGGATCCATCAAGAGAGTGAGGGGATAGAGATCTTTAAAAAACCAAAGATTACATGCAGGAAGCCAAAAGGGGATGCCAGCAAGCCATTCTGGGGGGGAACAAGAGGACTGAGAAAGAAAACCAAAACCTCCCAGCAAGAGGGCTGGGCATGA